The Spirochaetaceae bacterium genome contains a region encoding:
- a CDS encoding ABC transporter permease — MSSQSTRFLAARQRDRRARDQERYWAASSWTLMRRRFFRHKLAMIGGSVLLLFYVVGSLFAGFFATHDTLTRFPDFALASPQRIRLFHDGRLQRPFVYGLETTRDPKTYRKTYVEDGRTTYPIRFLVRGDPYRLLGLFRADLRFVGVEAPGTLFLFGTDRLGRDMFSRTLAGARISLTIGLLGVAISFVIGCLLGGLSGYFGGPLDTLIQRLIEFLSALPTLPVWMALATAVPAEWDPIATYFMITIILSIVGWTGLARVVRGKLLQLRVEDYVLAARIAGATEMSTIVRHLLPGFMSFLIVHLTLAIPGMILGETALSFLGIGLRAPVVSWGVLLQQAQNIRSVSLTPWLLIPALFVIVTVLCFNFVGDGLRDAGDPTADR; from the coding sequence ATGAGTTCCCAGTCCACGCGTTTCCTTGCCGCGCGGCAACGCGACAGACGCGCGCGCGACCAGGAGCGCTACTGGGCCGCGTCGAGCTGGACGTTGATGCGGCGCAGGTTCTTCCGCCACAAGCTGGCGATGATCGGCGGCAGCGTGCTGCTGTTGTTCTACGTGGTCGGCTCGCTGTTCGCCGGCTTCTTCGCCACCCACGACACGCTGACCCGGTTCCCGGACTTCGCACTGGCCTCCCCGCAACGCATCCGGCTGTTCCACGACGGCCGGCTGCAGCGCCCGTTCGTCTACGGGCTGGAGACCACGCGCGACCCGAAGACCTACCGCAAGACCTACGTGGAGGATGGCCGCACCACCTATCCGATCCGCTTCCTGGTGCGCGGCGACCCGTACCGGCTGCTCGGGCTGTTTCGGGCCGACCTGCGTTTCGTTGGCGTGGAAGCCCCCGGCACGCTGTTCCTGTTCGGCACCGACCGGCTCGGCCGCGACATGTTCTCGCGCACCCTCGCCGGCGCGCGCATCTCCCTGACCATCGGCCTGCTGGGGGTGGCGATCAGCTTCGTGATCGGCTGCCTGCTCGGCGGCCTGTCCGGCTACTTCGGCGGCCCGCTCGACACGCTGATCCAGCGGCTGATCGAGTTTCTCAGCGCGCTGCCCACGCTGCCGGTGTGGATGGCGCTGGCCACGGCGGTGCCCGCCGAGTGGGATCCGATCGCCACCTACTTCATGATCACGATCATCCTGTCGATTGTCGGCTGGACCGGCTTGGCGCGCGTGGTGCGCGGCAAGCTGCTGCAACTGCGCGTGGAAGACTACGTGCTGGCCGCCAGGATCGCCGGCGCCACCGAGATGAGCACCATCGTGCGCCACCTGCTGCCCGGTTTCATGAGCTTCCTGATCGTGCATCTCACCCTGGCCATCCCCGGCATGATCCTCGGCGAGACCGCGCTCAGCTTCCTCGGCATCGGCCTGCGCGCGCCGGTGGTGAGCTGGGGCGTGCTGCTGCAGCAGGCGCAGAACATCCGCAGCGTGTCGCTGACCCCCTGGCTGCTGATCCCGGCGCTGTTCGTGATCGTGACCGTGCTGTGCTTCAACTTCGTCGGCGACGGCCTGCGCGACGCCGGCGACCCCACCGCCGACCGCTGA
- a CDS encoding GNAT family N-acetyltransferase — MGDYTVAAHRERGKPAPAVRQLHHGEGWWPLRSIAQIDAFLAGSPAVGAWHRGELVGFARAVIDTHLRAYIEDAVVDRAHRRRGVTTKMPDRLMVELGSTHLV; from the coding sequence GTGGGCGACTACACCGTCGCCGCGCACCGCGAGCGCGGGAAACCGGCACCGGCGGTGCGCCAGCTCCATCACGGCGAGGGATGGTGGCCACTGCGGAGTATCGCACAGATCGATGCCTTCCTGGCGGGTTCTCCAGCGGTGGGCGCATGGCACCGCGGTGAACTGGTCGGGTTCGCGCGTGCCGTCATCGACACCCATCTGCGTGCCTACATTGAGGACGCGGTAGTGGATCGCGCCCACCGCCGACGCGGGGTGACGACCAAGATGCCGGATCGGCTCATGGTCGAGTTGGGCTCTACACACCTCGTCTGA
- the lpoB gene encoding penicillin-binding protein activator LpoB: MKIHLFALAVAAAVLAGCATGPQYLTGPGTERPDPRGETVLGLDYRDFEYAAEQAVDSFLSSPLSRKPGSTAPWVMAISRMVNDTALNIDTDQLVKKIRVDLLDSGRVIVTTAVGLEGPEDPLAAKTRELQESELFNQETVAQDGTMVAPELSLSGKIIGRTNRVGDKQQVDYYFQLTATNIETGLAYWEFEEVIAKIGDNQRFSWE, encoded by the coding sequence ATGAAGATCCATCTGTTCGCGCTCGCCGTCGCCGCCGCCGTACTGGCCGGCTGCGCCACCGGCCCGCAATACCTGACCGGTCCGGGCACCGAACGGCCCGACCCGCGCGGCGAGACCGTGCTGGGCCTCGACTACCGCGACTTCGAGTACGCCGCCGAGCAGGCGGTGGATTCGTTCCTGTCGAGCCCGCTGTCACGCAAGCCGGGCAGCACCGCGCCATGGGTGATGGCGATCAGCCGCATGGTCAACGACACCGCGCTCAACATCGACACCGACCAGCTGGTCAAGAAGATCCGCGTCGACCTGCTCGACAGCGGTCGGGTGATCGTGACCACCGCCGTCGGGCTCGAGGGGCCGGAAGATCCGCTCGCCGCCAAGACGCGTGAACTGCAGGAATCCGAGCTGTTCAACCAGGAAACCGTGGCCCAGGACGGCACCATGGTAGCCCCGGAGCTGAGCCTGTCCGGCAAGATCATCGGGCGCACCAACCGGGTGGGCGACAAGCAGCAGGTGGACTACTACTTCCAGCTCACCGCCACCAACATCGAGACCGGACTCGCCTACTGGGAATTCGAAGAGGTGATCGCCAAGATCGGCGACAACCAGCGGTTCTCGTGGGAGTAA
- a CDS encoding PIN domain-containing protein: MTLVDTSAWVHSLRWDGDREVRERVAALLAAGSAAWCPLVRAELWNGDRGGRERKILRDMERDLVELPLTSDVWDAAYELARTARARGITVPTTDIVVQACANQYGTGLLHADGHFGHLGRLAEEDC, encoded by the coding sequence GTGACGCTCGTAGATACGTCGGCGTGGGTTCACAGCCTGAGGTGGGACGGAGATCGTGAGGTGCGTGAACGAGTGGCCGCACTGCTGGCCGCGGGAAGCGCTGCCTGGTGTCCTCTCGTCCGGGCGGAGTTGTGGAATGGGGATCGCGGCGGTCGTGAACGGAAGATCCTGCGCGACATGGAGCGCGACCTCGTGGAGCTTCCTCTCACCTCGGATGTCTGGGATGCGGCGTACGAACTCGCGCGTACGGCACGGGCACGTGGCATCACCGTGCCGACGACCGACATCGTGGTGCAGGCGTGTGCGAACCAGTACGGCACCGGGCTCCTGCATGCCGACGGGCATTTTGGCCATCTTGGCAGGCTCGCGGAGGAGGATTGCTGA
- a CDS encoding type II toxin-antitoxin system VapB family antitoxin, translating into MKTSIDIPESMLNEAMEITGARTTREAIVTAVADFNRRARMAALVRHLGTCDDLISPAELAKLRETP; encoded by the coding sequence ATGAAGACGTCGATTGACATTCCGGAATCGATGCTGAATGAAGCAATGGAGATTACCGGAGCGAGGACGACGCGGGAAGCTATCGTTACCGCGGTTGCAGACTTCAACCGCCGGGCCCGGATGGCCGCGTTGGTGCGTCATCTCGGTACTTGTGACGACCTCATCTCCCCCGCCGAGCTTGCGAAGTTGCGCGAGACGCCGTGA